The Flavobacterium faecale genome has a segment encoding these proteins:
- a CDS encoding M56 family metallopeptidase: protein MENVLVYFMKSSGLLALFFLSYHFLLRKETFFDNNRWFLLSGLVTAALLPLLFFTKIKVVVAGLPKLNWTALPHIVEPDEKSMLAYWPQALLLMYGLVTLFLTAKMLFDFYSLRSLLKGKERQQDGDFTLIATKDNSAPFSFFKTIVYNSELYSETELSNILAHEKVHSDQNHTLDVLLSTVFCTVFWFNPFVWWYKKAILQNLEFIADHEATQNITDKRAYQITLLKITTQQPYVALTNHFYQSLIKKRIVMLNKNQSKKRNAMKYFLVVPALIAFVLVFQIKMVAQAPNSLPISGTLNTIDHTIKKDATDQELQNTTTLFKDTQDVELLISNVKRNATGEIIGIKVTFDDHMGSSGTNGQKGTRPIDPIRIVSKKMEDGTIEIGFYAEGEEVTNPRGDSDEEQSTISMGSKTKTNAQTITTSSTTTSNTTTTTERPQPAVKAVKSAVPNSKESKTTSSTHTIKILESATDGIPLDVQYYIDGKKTTKAAVDKLDPNTIDKMNVDKDTEKGNTIKITTKAAVK from the coding sequence ATGGAAAATGTTTTAGTATACTTCATGAAATCTAGCGGATTGCTGGCGCTATTTTTTCTAAGCTATCATTTTCTTTTACGAAAAGAAACCTTCTTTGACAATAATCGATGGTTTTTGCTATCCGGTCTTGTCACTGCAGCACTTTTGCCTTTGCTATTTTTTACGAAAATAAAGGTAGTCGTAGCCGGACTTCCCAAACTGAATTGGACTGCTTTGCCGCATATTGTCGAACCGGACGAAAAAAGTATGTTAGCGTATTGGCCACAGGCATTGCTCCTTATGTACGGACTTGTAACTTTATTTCTGACCGCTAAAATGCTGTTTGACTTTTATAGTTTACGAAGCCTACTAAAAGGAAAAGAAAGGCAGCAAGACGGTGATTTCACTTTGATTGCCACCAAAGATAATTCCGCACCTTTTTCGTTTTTCAAGACCATCGTGTATAATTCTGAATTGTATTCGGAAACGGAATTGTCCAACATCCTAGCGCACGAGAAAGTGCACAGCGATCAAAACCACACGCTAGACGTATTGCTTTCTACTGTATTTTGTACGGTTTTTTGGTTCAATCCGTTTGTTTGGTGGTACAAAAAAGCCATTTTGCAAAACTTAGAATTCATAGCCGATCATGAAGCTACCCAAAATATAACCGACAAAAGGGCCTACCAAATCACGCTTTTAAAAATAACAACGCAACAGCCTTACGTTGCCCTCACCAATCACTTTTATCAATCATTAATTAAAAAACGAATTGTTATGTTGAACAAAAATCAATCTAAAAAAAGGAATGCTATGAAATACTTCTTAGTTGTTCCAGCACTTATTGCCTTCGTACTTGTTTTCCAAATCAAAATGGTAGCGCAAGCACCCAATAGTTTACCTATTAGCGGCACTTTAAATACTATTGACCATACCATTAAAAAAGATGCTACGGATCAAGAACTTCAAAATACCACAACCCTTTTTAAGGATACACAAGATGTAGAATTACTTATCTCGAATGTGAAACGTAATGCAACTGGCGAAATTATAGGTATAAAGGTAACTTTTGACGATCATATGGGTAGTTCGGGTACGAATGGACAAAAGGGGACTAGACCGATTGACCCTATACGTATCGTGTCTAAAAAAATGGAGGATGGTACTATCGAAATTGGTTTTTATGCCGAAGGAGAAGAAGTGACGAACCCAAGAGGTGATTCTGATGAAGAGCAAAGCACGATATCGATGGGGAGCAAAACAAAAACGAACGCACAAACTATCACAACTTCAAGCACGACTACGAGCAATACAACTACGACCACTGAACGTCCTCAGCCAGCAGTAAAAGCAGTGAAATCTGCCGTACCGAATAGTAAAGAAAGTAAAACGACTAGCAGTACCCATACGATCAAAATTTTAGAAAGTGCAACCGACGGAATTCCGCTAGATGTGCAGTACTATATTGATGGAAAAAAAACAACGAAAGCAGCCGTAGACAAACTAGACCCCAACACGATTGACAAAATGAATGTCGATAAGGATACCGAAAAAGGGAATACGATTAAAATTACAACCAAAGCTGCAGTAAAATAA
- a CDS encoding BlaI/MecI/CopY family transcriptional regulator, which produces MQKLTNKEEEIMHILWKLKKAFVKEVMEEITVDPPHYNTLSTIVRNLEEKGYVAYTAFGKTHQYYPIVSIEEYRKKFMHTAIDNYFNSSYKNMVSFFAKEEKISAAELREILEMIENKK; this is translated from the coding sequence ATGCAAAAATTAACGAACAAGGAAGAGGAAATCATGCACATTTTATGGAAGCTAAAAAAGGCTTTTGTAAAAGAAGTAATGGAAGAAATCACTGTAGATCCGCCACATTACAACACTTTGTCCACCATTGTGCGCAACTTAGAAGAGAAAGGATATGTCGCATATACCGCCTTTGGAAAAACGCATCAGTACTACCCTATCGTGAGCATTGAGGAGTATCGAAAAAAGTTTATGCACACCGCAATTGACAATTATTTTAACAGCTCGTACAAGAATATGGTGTCGTTTTTTGCTAAGGAAGAAAAAATTTCGGCAGCTGAATTACGCGAGATTCTTGAAATGATCGAAAATAAAAAATAG
- a CDS encoding MDR family MFS transporter — MLLTAFKRYLNNFKGFSREIWILALITFINRAGTMVLPFLSKYLKEDLHFTYGEVGWIMVAFGFGSMLGSWLGGKLSDKIGFYKVMVFSLFTTGIFFFVLQYITSFWGLCFGMFTIMTLADMFRPAMFVSLGAYAKPENRTRSLTLVRLAVNLGFAAGPALGGLIIMGMGYQALFWVDGSSSVMAILIFALLVKEKKKAIQHDTDSPSIEVASVFKDKIFWIFLFISFVTAMIFFQLFTALPLYHSDQFGLTEFQTGLLMTLNGLLIFALEMPIVSYFERKQKGKIKIIFWGALMMGSSFYLLLIDFWAGMLVLAMILISIGEIFAFPFSNAFALSRAPRGHEGRYMALYTMSFSLAHIVSSKAGLGIIADFGYQVNWLIMGSFGVVAAFCCLWIQKLLVVESQAA, encoded by the coding sequence ATGCTTTTAACCGCTTTCAAACGTTATTTAAATAATTTCAAGGGATTTTCGAGAGAAATATGGATTTTGGCCCTCATCACCTTTATCAACAGAGCGGGAACGATGGTGCTACCCTTTTTATCGAAATATTTAAAAGAAGACCTTCATTTTACCTACGGCGAAGTGGGATGGATTATGGTTGCTTTTGGGTTTGGATCCATGTTGGGTTCATGGCTTGGAGGTAAATTATCCGATAAAATAGGGTTTTACAAAGTGATGGTTTTCAGCTTGTTTACTACCGGAATTTTCTTTTTTGTGCTGCAGTACATCACTAGTTTCTGGGGATTGTGTTTTGGAATGTTTACCATAATGACTTTGGCCGATATGTTTCGACCAGCAATGTTTGTCTCTCTAGGCGCTTATGCCAAACCTGAAAACAGAACCCGTTCGTTAACGCTGGTACGATTGGCTGTAAATTTAGGGTTTGCCGCGGGACCCGCATTGGGAGGATTAATCATTATGGGAATGGGTTACCAAGCCTTATTTTGGGTTGACGGAAGCTCGTCTGTGATGGCTATTTTAATCTTTGCCCTATTGGTTAAAGAAAAAAAGAAAGCCATACAGCATGATACCGATAGCCCTAGCATAGAAGTAGCCTCGGTATTCAAAGACAAAATTTTCTGGATCTTTCTGTTTATCAGTTTTGTTACTGCAATGATCTTTTTTCAATTGTTTACAGCGCTACCGTTGTATCACAGCGACCAATTTGGGTTGACGGAGTTCCAAACAGGATTGCTTATGACCTTAAATGGTTTATTGATTTTTGCTTTAGAAATGCCCATTGTCAGCTATTTTGAACGAAAGCAAAAGGGGAAAATCAAAATCATCTTTTGGGGTGCTTTGATGATGGGATCTAGCTTTTATCTGTTACTCATTGATTTTTGGGCCGGAATGCTAGTGCTTGCCATGATTTTGATTTCGATCGGCGAAATCTTTGCTTTTCCGTTTTCGAATGCCTTTGCGTTGAGCAGAGCACCACGCGGGCACGAAGGCAGGTACATGGCCTTATACACTATGAGTTTTAGTTTGGCCCATATTGTGAGTTCAAAAGCAGGATTGGGTATCATAGCCGATTTTGGCTATCAAGTCAATTGGTTAATCATGGGAAGCTTTGGTGTGGTTGCGGCTTTTTGTTGCCTTTGGATTCAGAAGCTATTGGTTGTAGAAAGCCAAGCTGCTTAA
- a CDS encoding DUF1684 domain-containing protein has protein sequence MKNTAAVLLFLWSVVALAQEQFDAKKSEAFQKELNAEYASAKTSPLEAADLATFKTLDFYPVTSDFYVHAKFIRTKKEKAFKMKTSTSRAPLYVKYGEVHFTIKGKECVLNLYRDIVLTRKAAYKNDLFLPFSDLTSGNETYIGGRYIDLKIPAGDSIDIDFNTAYNPYCAYNHAYSCPRVPLENDLQVKIEAGVKKFHD, from the coding sequence ATGAAAAATACTGCTGCAGTATTGCTTTTTCTTTGGTCAGTAGTTGCTTTGGCACAAGAACAATTTGATGCCAAAAAAAGTGAGGCTTTTCAAAAAGAACTGAATGCTGAATATGCATCAGCTAAAACAAGTCCGTTGGAAGCGGCTGATTTGGCTACCTTCAAAACCTTAGATTTTTATCCTGTTACTAGTGACTTTTATGTCCATGCGAAATTCATTCGAACCAAAAAAGAAAAGGCGTTCAAAATGAAAACCTCTACTAGTCGTGCTCCTTTGTATGTGAAGTATGGCGAAGTTCATTTTACCATCAAAGGGAAAGAATGTGTTTTGAACCTGTATCGCGATATTGTCTTAACTCGAAAAGCAGCCTATAAAAATGATTTGTTCCTTCCGTTTTCTGATTTAACTTCGGGTAACGAGACCTATATTGGTGGTCGCTATATTGATCTAAAAATTCCAGCCGGCGACAGCATTGATATCGATTTTAATACCGCTTACAATCCGTATTGCGCTTACAACCATGCGTATTCGTGCCCAAGAGTGCCGCTAGAAAATGATTTGCAAGTGAAAATCGAAGCGGGAGTCAAAAAATTTCATGACTAA
- a CDS encoding TatD family hydrolase, whose translation MSFFNLHTHRYTQEAATLELVNQYPWAFNEDYEKFSIGIHPWYLDESRLQQDLDFMTIKMSDPNCLAVGECGLDKRIEIPMEVQQVVFEKQLLLAQEYNKPVVLHCVAAFDEVMATKKRLNITVPMIVHGYSKNEQLAKQLINNGFYLSFGKYLVRNPGLETVFLSVPDDRIFLETDTIDEDIADVYALAAKYKKQTIAELQQTIEHNFQQVFKTS comes from the coding sequence ATGTCGTTTTTCAACCTACATACACACCGCTACACGCAGGAAGCAGCTACGCTCGAATTAGTCAATCAATATCCTTGGGCATTTAATGAGGACTATGAGAAGTTTTCGATAGGGATTCATCCGTGGTATCTTGACGAAAGTAGGTTGCAACAGGATCTTGATTTTATGACAATAAAAATGAGTGATCCCAATTGCCTGGCCGTAGGAGAATGTGGCTTGGACAAACGAATCGAGATTCCGATGGAAGTACAGCAAGTTGTTTTTGAAAAACAATTGTTGCTTGCCCAAGAATACAACAAACCTGTAGTGCTACATTGTGTGGCCGCTTTTGATGAAGTGATGGCGACAAAAAAGCGTCTCAATATCACCGTACCAATGATTGTGCATGGTTATTCGAAAAATGAACAATTGGCCAAACAATTAATAAACAACGGATTTTATTTGTCTTTCGGGAAATATTTAGTTCGAAATCCAGGATTAGAAACCGTATTTCTTTCGGTTCCAGACGATCGCATTTTTTTGGAAACCGATACAATCGACGAAGACATAGCCGATGTGTATGCTTTAGCGGCAAAATATAAAAAGCAAACAATTGCTGAATTACAGCAAACTATTGAACATAATTTTCAGCAGGTTTTTAAAACGAGTTGA
- a CDS encoding tRNA threonylcarbamoyladenosine dehydratase — MAEWTERAELLFTTEGLEKLQKAHILVVGLGGVGSFAAEFLARAGVGAMTIVDGDVVDITNINRQLPALHSTVGQPKIEVIAARLLDINPELKLIKIQEFLSPERAFEIISKEYDYVLDCIDSVTPKLNLIIGAKRKRVKIISSMGAGGKMEASKVKVADISRTVNCYFAKTIRKRLKKEKIDKLKVVFSSEIQKQSSLKMTDGANYKRSFYGTNSYMPGLFGLYAAETVIRHLIK; from the coding sequence ATGGCAGAGTGGACAGAAAGAGCCGAGCTTTTATTTACAACAGAAGGATTAGAAAAATTACAAAAGGCACACATTTTGGTCGTAGGACTAGGTGGAGTAGGCTCCTTTGCAGCCGAATTTTTGGCGCGTGCAGGAGTAGGCGCCATGACAATCGTGGATGGCGATGTGGTAGATATTACCAATATCAACAGACAATTACCAGCTTTGCATTCTACCGTAGGGCAACCCAAAATAGAGGTAATCGCTGCCCGCTTGTTGGATATCAATCCAGAATTGAAGTTGATCAAAATACAAGAGTTTCTTTCACCAGAACGTGCTTTTGAAATTATCTCAAAAGAGTACGATTATGTTTTGGACTGCATTGATAGTGTCACACCAAAACTAAACCTAATCATTGGTGCGAAGCGAAAAAGAGTTAAAATTATTTCGAGCATGGGTGCGGGTGGAAAAATGGAAGCATCAAAAGTTAAAGTAGCCGACATAAGCAGAACTGTGAATTGTTACTTTGCAAAAACGATTCGCAAGCGATTAAAAAAAGAAAAAATAGATAAGTTGAAAGTGGTCTTTTCCTCTGAGATTCAAAAACAATCGAGTTTGAAAATGACAGACGGAGCCAACTATAAAAGATCATTTTACGGAACTAACAGCTATATGCCAGGACTTTTTGGACTGTACGCTGCAGAAACTGTAATTAGACATCTGATTAAATAA
- a CDS encoding HAD family hydrolase: MIQTIIFDMDGVIVDTEPVHRYAYFQHYKELGIEVSEEIYTTYTGLSTRNTYQKLKELFGLQGDVEEMILRKRALFNDAFDTKEDLFLLEGVEALIKDCYANGMQLILASSASKVTIERVFNRFNLNQYFTHKVSGEDFPESKPNPAIFLHAATLSTAPKENCIVIEDSTNGVKAAKAAGIYCVGYKSTHSKDQELALADLVINHFEELNYKVVSELQ; this comes from the coding sequence ATGATACAAACAATAATTTTTGATATGGACGGCGTAATTGTTGACACGGAGCCCGTACACCGTTACGCTTATTTTCAACATTACAAAGAGTTGGGTATCGAAGTTTCCGAGGAAATATATACGACTTATACCGGACTTTCAACACGCAATACGTACCAGAAACTAAAAGAACTTTTTGGACTTCAAGGAGATGTTGAGGAGATGATTCTTCGAAAAAGAGCTTTATTTAATGATGCTTTTGATACCAAAGAAGATTTGTTTTTGCTAGAGGGAGTAGAAGCGCTAATCAAAGATTGTTATGCAAACGGCATGCAACTGATTTTGGCCTCGTCTGCGTCTAAGGTTACGATCGAAAGAGTGTTTAACCGTTTCAATTTGAACCAATATTTCACACATAAGGTGAGTGGCGAAGATTTTCCGGAGTCAAAACCCAATCCGGCTATTTTCTTGCATGCAGCAACACTATCTACTGCGCCAAAAGAAAATTGCATTGTGATCGAAGACAGTACCAATGGAGTGAAAGCTGCAAAAGCGGCAGGAATTTATTGTGTGGGGTATAAAAGTACCCATTCCAAAGATCAAGAATTGGCTCTAGCAGATTTAGTGATCAACCATTTTGAGGAACTGAATTATAAAGTTGTGAGCGAATTACAGTAA
- a CDS encoding DUF2911 domain-containing protein produces MKNIFIALVAVLSQTTMTAQIQTPQQSPKAEIHQQVGLTEVDVVYSRPSARTRTVYGNLVPFGKLWRTGANENTLITFSDDVVIDGKKLPKGKYSLYTIPNIQSWDVIFYKTTDNWGTPKTFEEANVALKTTVKEIAIPNAVETFTIGINNIDTNGAALEMAWEHSFVSMKFEVPTQQKTMESIEKVLGGATGGDYFAAAQYFLQSNGDVNKANTYIEKALELTPEKPFYYLRLKSLILAKKGDRNGALEAAKASLIASEKAGNQDYVKMNKDSITEWSK; encoded by the coding sequence ATGAAAAATATTTTTATCGCTCTAGTCGCAGTACTTTCACAAACTACAATGACAGCACAGATTCAGACACCACAACAAAGCCCGAAAGCTGAAATTCACCAACAAGTTGGTCTTACAGAGGTAGATGTGGTGTATTCACGTCCGTCAGCACGTACAAGAACAGTGTACGGAAATTTAGTTCCTTTTGGGAAATTATGGAGAACAGGTGCCAATGAAAATACCCTAATCACCTTTAGTGACGATGTAGTTATTGATGGAAAAAAGTTACCAAAAGGGAAATATTCGTTGTACACAATTCCTAATATTCAAAGTTGGGATGTGATTTTCTATAAAACGACAGACAACTGGGGAACGCCAAAAACTTTTGAAGAGGCTAACGTAGCGCTAAAAACGACGGTAAAAGAAATCGCGATTCCAAACGCAGTAGAGACTTTTACAATCGGAATCAACAATATTGATACCAATGGAGCGGCGCTAGAAATGGCTTGGGAGCACTCTTTTGTATCTATGAAATTTGAGGTGCCAACGCAACAAAAAACAATGGAAAGCATCGAAAAAGTATTAGGTGGTGCTACTGGTGGTGATTATTTTGCCGCAGCACAATACTTCTTGCAATCTAATGGTGATGTGAACAAAGCAAATACTTACATTGAAAAAGCATTGGAATTGACACCAGAAAAACCTTTTTATTACTTGAGACTTAAATCGTTAATCTTGGCTAAAAAAGGAGATCGCAATGGTGCTCTTGAAGCAGCCAAAGCGTCGTTGATTGCTTCTGAAAAAGCAGGAAACCAAGATTATGTGAAGATGAACAAAGACAGTATTACTGAGTGGAGTAAATAA
- a CDS encoding sodium:solute symporter — protein sequence MEIFDWIILIVTLLFIVIYGSLKTRGSKNVQDFILGGNETPWHTVGLSVMATQASAITFLSTPGQAYHDGMGFIQFYFGLPIAMIVISLTFIPIYHKYKVFTAYEYLEKRFDLKTRSLAAILFLFQRGLGTGLTIYAPAIILSALLGWNLTYMNIIIGCLVIIYTFSGGTKAVNVTQKQQMFVIMSGMMITFFLILNYLPNEMTFSNALHIAGANSKMDIVSFSTDPEEKYTFWSGITGGFFLALAYFGTDQSQVGRYLSGKSVRESQMGLIMNGFLKVPMQFFILLTGVMVFVFFQFNPVPLNFNPNNKITIEKSQYKDEYHKLEQDLAVLSEDKKVVNILYIDQLNQDYDNPILRKELVALSQKEKDLRDKAKDIILKADSNSETNDKDYVFFHFILHYLPKGLVGLLLAVIISAAMSSTASGLNALASTTAIDIYKRNVKGEKTEKHYLNATKLFTLLWGVIAILFACVGTLFENLIQLVNIIGSIFYGTVLGIFLVGFYFKFVKSKAIFYSAVTSQLAIFVIYYFTNIIYPSGKETLGYLWLNFIGAMLTVVLSMLLQLLFRKKRDLLVK from the coding sequence ATGGAGATATTTGATTGGATCATACTTATAGTTACCCTACTTTTTATTGTAATTTACGGCTCTTTAAAAACCCGAGGAAGCAAAAATGTACAAGATTTTATTCTAGGCGGAAACGAAACGCCTTGGCATACCGTAGGATTATCAGTGATGGCTACGCAAGCTAGTGCCATTACTTTTTTGTCCACACCAGGACAAGCTTACCATGACGGAATGGGTTTTATTCAGTTTTATTTTGGATTGCCTATTGCCATGATTGTCATTTCGCTCACCTTTATTCCTATATATCACAAGTACAAAGTTTTTACTGCTTATGAATATTTAGAGAAACGTTTTGACCTAAAAACTCGTTCTCTTGCTGCGATATTATTTCTATTTCAACGTGGACTTGGAACTGGACTTACTATTTATGCGCCTGCTATTATTTTGTCGGCATTATTGGGATGGAATTTGACGTATATGAACATCATCATTGGTTGTTTGGTTATAATTTATACCTTTTCTGGAGGAACAAAGGCGGTAAACGTGACCCAAAAACAGCAAATGTTTGTGATCATGTCGGGAATGATGATTACCTTCTTTTTGATTCTAAATTATCTTCCTAACGAAATGACCTTCAGCAATGCGCTTCACATTGCGGGTGCGAATTCCAAAATGGATATTGTGAGTTTCTCTACCGATCCTGAGGAAAAATATACTTTTTGGAGCGGAATCACAGGAGGTTTCTTTTTGGCGTTGGCGTATTTTGGTACCGACCAATCACAAGTAGGACGTTATCTATCCGGTAAGTCTGTTCGTGAAAGTCAGATGGGATTGATCATGAATGGCTTTTTAAAAGTGCCAATGCAGTTTTTTATCTTGCTTACAGGTGTGATGGTTTTTGTATTTTTCCAGTTCAATCCAGTGCCTTTAAATTTCAATCCGAATAATAAAATCACGATCGAAAAGTCGCAATACAAGGATGAATACCACAAGCTAGAACAAGATTTAGCAGTTTTGTCTGAAGATAAAAAAGTTGTCAATATTTTGTACATCGACCAACTTAATCAAGATTATGACAATCCTATTTTGAGAAAAGAACTGGTTGCACTGTCACAAAAAGAAAAAGATTTACGAGACAAAGCAAAGGATATTATTTTGAAAGCCGATAGCAATAGTGAAACCAATGATAAAGATTATGTGTTCTTTCACTTTATCCTTCACTATTTACCCAAAGGTCTTGTCGGTTTGTTGCTTGCGGTCATTATATCAGCAGCGATGTCTTCCACGGCCTCTGGATTGAATGCTTTGGCTTCAACCACAGCCATTGATATCTATAAGCGAAATGTAAAAGGCGAAAAGACAGAAAAGCATTATCTGAACGCTACCAAATTATTCACCTTACTTTGGGGTGTTATCGCCATCCTTTTTGCTTGCGTTGGAACCTTGTTCGAAAATTTGATTCAGCTCGTGAATATCATTGGATCCATTTTTTACGGAACGGTTTTGGGAATATTCTTAGTTGGATTTTATTTCAAGTTTGTCAAATCCAAAGCTATATTTTACAGTGCGGTAACCAGTCAATTGGCCATATTTGTGATTTATTATTTCACCAATATCATTTATCCAAGTGGTAAAGAAACCTTAGGGTATTTGTGGCTGAACTTTATTGGCGCTATGCTCACCGTTGTACTCTCCATGTTATTGCAACTACTTTTTCGCAAAAAGAGGGATTTGCTGGTAAAATAA